The following proteins are encoded in a genomic region of Chryseobacterium cucumeris:
- a CDS encoding type VI secretion system baseplate subunit TssF, translated as MNLDQNIYSKESVKARMLQNATKVWGLRSPQSLDPFVKLLIDAFSTEVFKANNEIQTVNARILEKLAKLLTPSIYTHPIPAHSVAFTQPYESSEILLEHTEFFFRKQMTSTVKSESDKQLNIPFTPVGNVRINKVHTSIMFVGNTCYSIDDRFNKIPIARFQGRPEDYRKITIGVDVSKYVSENFPKYLSIFCSNPAFEHLDFVYKLLPYITVSSNGNPLFVREGLSYLTESQNDGYEQMFKEQSIRNKVIEDIKSIYRHKFIEVTGISQSLFSEPGQLPQNLDFLAGKEEITKFLDTKSYLWLTFEFPPQFSAEILDNFSFVLNAFPIYNRGWKKTEYSLDIMGNNIPLVTDEGEHFLYVDEVQDGDGRRYTEIPFTPADDLKKGLYTVRKGGMERFTSRNAVDMIANVLELTRDEIAAFSLLNRDNVKGVLSEMSDKMKSMVQKVNNAKRNIRQELNYVIMEPVEKTDHTYASFWITHCTLANHMRPGTELSNQLKSQTVVLLTETLGGAEEQKGTDSIQAYKYALTTRDKIISLEDVKNYCRMILKDEVREVRVRRGTMISNKPKEGFVRTVEVEIIPQNYSFYGRAYWENMANIIRNQIIAKAIDGIEYIVRITNEDVDFQDM; from the coding sequence ATGAATTTAGATCAGAATATTTATTCCAAAGAATCTGTAAAAGCAAGAATGCTGCAGAATGCAACTAAAGTATGGGGATTAAGGAGCCCGCAGTCTTTAGATCCTTTTGTAAAACTGCTGATAGACGCATTCAGTACAGAGGTTTTCAAAGCGAATAATGAAATACAGACGGTGAATGCCCGTATATTGGAAAAACTGGCAAAACTGCTTACACCGTCCATTTATACACATCCTATTCCGGCTCATTCCGTAGCTTTTACACAGCCTTATGAGTCTTCTGAAATTTTATTGGAACACACGGAATTCTTTTTCCGTAAACAGATGACTTCCACGGTGAAATCGGAATCGGACAAACAGCTGAACATTCCTTTTACTCCGGTGGGAAATGTAAGAATCAATAAAGTTCACACTTCAATCATGTTTGTAGGAAATACCTGCTACAGCATCGATGACAGATTCAACAAAATTCCTATTGCAAGATTTCAGGGAAGACCTGAAGATTACAGAAAAATCACAATAGGGGTAGATGTAAGCAAATATGTAAGTGAAAACTTTCCCAAATACCTGAGCATATTCTGTTCCAATCCTGCTTTCGAGCACCTTGATTTCGTATATAAATTATTACCGTATATTACGGTTTCAAGCAATGGTAACCCTCTGTTTGTAAGAGAAGGATTAAGTTATCTTACAGAAAGTCAGAATGACGGTTATGAACAGATGTTCAAAGAGCAATCCATCAGAAATAAGGTGATTGAAGATATTAAAAGTATCTATCGTCATAAATTTATTGAAGTAACAGGAATCTCTCAAAGTCTGTTCTCAGAACCGGGACAGCTTCCACAGAACCTGGATTTTCTTGCCGGAAAAGAAGAAATTACTAAATTCCTGGATACTAAAAGTTATCTGTGGCTTACGTTTGAGTTTCCACCACAGTTTTCAGCAGAAATCCTGGATAATTTCTCATTTGTGCTGAATGCTTTTCCAATCTATAACAGAGGCTGGAAAAAAACAGAATACAGCCTTGATATCATGGGAAATAATATCCCTTTGGTGACAGACGAAGGCGAGCATTTCCTTTATGTGGATGAGGTACAGGATGGTGACGGCAGAAGATATACTGAAATTCCTTTTACTCCGGCCGATGATCTTAAAAAAGGATTATATACTGTAAGAAAGGGAGGAATGGAACGTTTTACCAGTCGAAATGCAGTAGATATGATTGCCAATGTTCTGGAACTGACAAGAGATGAAATTGCTGCATTTTCCCTTTTGAACAGAGATAATGTAAAAGGAGTCTTAAGTGAAATGTCTGACAAAATGAAATCCATGGTGCAGAAAGTAAACAATGCCAAAAGGAATATCAGACAGGAGCTGAATTACGTGATCATGGAACCGGTAGAAAAAACCGATCATACCTACGCTTCTTTTTGGATTACACACTGTACGCTGGCCAATCATATGCGTCCGGGAACTGAACTTTCCAACCAGCTGAAATCTCAGACTGTGGTACTGCTTACCGAAACATTGGGAGGAGCCGAAGAACAAAAAGGAACGGATAGTATTCAGGCGTATAAATATGCATTAACAACCAGAGATAAAATTATTTCTTTGGAAGACGTTAAAAACTATTGCCGCATGATTCTGAAAGATGAAGTAAGAGAAGTAAGGGTAAGAAGAGGAACGATGATCAGCAACAAGCCAAAAGAAGGATTTGTAAGAACGGTTGAGGTAGAAATCATTCCGCAGAACTATTCTTTCTACGGAAGAGCCTATTGGGAAAATATGGCCAATATTATCAGGAATCAGATTATTGCCAAAGCCATTGATGGGATCGAATATATCGTAAGGATTACCAATGAAGATGTTGATTTCCAGGATATGTAA
- a CDS encoding GPW/gp25 family protein, protein MDTPNYRMPFVPSTLMTEGGSIDTCDMGESIAHNIMLLITTKKGENRYDENYGNDVWNLEFDNGVTSAIWESVFIKSLRRQIQEYEPRIVNPQIDAHIQFVEHSYDTKEHTEIKKKVRIAINAKMEETGERFSFSTELFLSPMSID, encoded by the coding sequence ATGGATACACCAAATTACAGAATGCCTTTCGTACCGTCTACTTTAATGACCGAAGGCGGAAGTATCGATACCTGCGATATGGGGGAAAGTATTGCCCACAATATTATGCTGCTGATCACCACCAAAAAAGGGGAGAACAGATATGATGAAAACTATGGAAACGATGTCTGGAACCTTGAATTCGATAATGGAGTTACAAGTGCCATCTGGGAAAGCGTTTTTATCAAAAGCTTAAGAAGACAGATTCAGGAATATGAACCAAGAATCGTAAACCCGCAGATCGATGCTCACATACAATTTGTAGAGCACAGCTACGATACTAAAGAACACACCGAAATTAAAAAGAAAGTAAGAATTGCCATCAATGCAAAAATGGAAGAAACAGGAGAACGGTTCAGTTTCTCAACAGAGCTGTTTCTAAGCCCGATGTCTATTGATTAA
- a CDS encoding APC family permease codes for MQKKLKLWDAIMLVMGSMIGSGIFIVSADMMRNLGSGFWLIIVWVITGVMTVAAAISYGELSALFPKAGGQYTYLKEIFGKKMGFLYGWGLFTVIQTGTIAAVAMAFGKFTAYLIPSLNDAAPIFQSGEFKITWIQILAIAVIILLTYINTRGVESGKILQNIFTGSKIIALLGLIAAGFILVDISHLAENFSWGTDSFNNLKKDLSGNFLKEGWEPIGGMTLLGGIAAAMVGSVFSSVAWESVTFVSGEIENPKKNVVKSMIYGTSAVMILYIAVNYVYLNALDRDGIAFAANDRVAVAASQNIFGSAGTIIIALLVMISTFGCNNGLILAGARVFQTMAKDGMFFKSAVKNNKNEVPENALWMQGVWASILCLSGQYGNLLDMISFVIVLFYMITVFGVIYLRIKQPELERPYKTWLYPVTPVIYLVIGTCFCILLLIYKQQYTWPGFVLVLLGLPVYYFINRKKVDN; via the coding sequence ATGCAAAAAAAACTGAAACTATGGGATGCCATCATGCTTGTGATGGGATCGATGATCGGAAGCGGGATCTTTATTGTAAGTGCTGACATGATGCGAAACCTGGGATCCGGGTTTTGGTTGATTATCGTATGGGTAATTACAGGAGTGATGACAGTAGCTGCAGCCATAAGCTATGGAGAACTGTCTGCACTGTTTCCGAAGGCCGGAGGGCAATATACTTACCTGAAAGAGATTTTCGGAAAAAAAATGGGATTTCTTTACGGATGGGGATTGTTTACGGTGATACAAACCGGAACTATTGCTGCGGTGGCAATGGCTTTTGGGAAATTTACCGCTTATCTGATTCCGTCATTAAACGATGCTGCTCCTATTTTCCAGAGTGGTGAATTTAAAATAACCTGGATACAGATTCTTGCCATTGCTGTCATTATTTTGCTCACCTATATCAATACCAGAGGTGTAGAAAGCGGAAAAATCCTTCAGAATATCTTTACCGGTTCCAAAATTATTGCATTACTTGGGCTGATTGCGGCCGGTTTTATTTTAGTAGACATTTCTCATTTAGCAGAAAACTTTAGCTGGGGAACAGATTCTTTCAATAACCTTAAAAAAGATTTGAGCGGGAATTTCCTTAAAGAAGGCTGGGAACCGATTGGAGGAATGACTCTTCTAGGCGGAATTGCTGCTGCCATGGTAGGCTCTGTCTTCAGCTCTGTGGCCTGGGAAAGTGTAACATTTGTTTCCGGTGAGATTGAAAATCCTAAAAAGAATGTAGTCAAATCAATGATTTATGGGACTTCTGCTGTAATGATCCTTTACATCGCTGTAAACTATGTCTACTTAAATGCTCTGGACAGAGATGGAATTGCATTTGCTGCTAATGACAGAGTAGCGGTAGCGGCATCCCAGAATATATTTGGAAGTGCAGGAACTATCATCATTGCCTTATTAGTAATGATTTCTACATTTGGATGTAATAACGGATTGATTCTGGCGGGAGCAAGAGTTTTTCAGACGATGGCCAAAGACGGAATGTTCTTTAAGTCAGCAGTAAAAAATAATAAAAATGAAGTTCCTGAAAATGCATTGTGGATGCAGGGAGTCTGGGCTTCCATTTTGTGTCTGAGCGGGCAGTATGGAAATTTGCTGGATATGATCTCTTTCGTGATCGTTCTTTTCTATATGATTACGGTTTTTGGAGTTATTTATTTAAGAATCAAACAGCCGGAACTGGAGAGACCTTATAAAACATGGCTTTATCCTGTAACGCCGGTTATTTATCTTGTCATAGGAACATGTTTCTGTATCCTGTTGCTTATTTACAAGCAGCAATATACATGGCCTGGTTTTGTTTTGGTATTGCTGGGACTTCCTGTGTACTATTTTATCAATCGAAAAAAGGTGGATAATTAA
- a CDS encoding DUF4920 domain-containing protein: MKFKAILLGAALTASSLAFAQSGPPEGKALVGDTYGDQVTSSAESKAITADKLNKQLKKDNKKVENVSVKGKVTDVCDKKGCWLTIQTEDNSKFFVKMKDYAFFVPTALKGKNVVLEGNAERKVTSVNEQKHYAEDAKKPQSEIDAITQPKEEIRFVANGIKVVN, from the coding sequence ATGAAATTTAAAGCAATATTATTGGGTGCAGCTTTAACAGCTTCTTCATTAGCTTTTGCTCAATCCGGACCACCGGAAGGAAAAGCGTTGGTAGGTGATACTTACGGAGATCAGGTAACTTCATCCGCTGAATCCAAAGCGATCACCGCAGATAAATTGAATAAACAGCTTAAAAAAGATAACAAAAAAGTTGAGAATGTTTCCGTTAAGGGAAAAGTAACAGACGTATGTGACAAAAAAGGCTGCTGGCTAACGATCCAGACAGAAGATAATTCTAAGTTTTTTGTAAAAATGAAAGATTACGCTTTCTTTGTACCTACCGCATTAAAAGGGAAAAATGTTGTATTGGAGGGGAACGCAGAAAGAAAAGTAACTTCTGTAAATGAACAGAAACATTACGCGGAAGATGCTAAAAAGCCTCAGTCTGAAATTGATGCTATCACTCAGCCCAAAGAAGAAATCAGATTTGTAGCGAATGGAATTAAAGTGGTTAACTAA